In Fibrobacter succinogenes, a single genomic region encodes these proteins:
- the ftsA gene encoding cell division protein FtsA encodes MDDNKQMVKKEDYIFGLDIGASKVNLFVGISEGESVRVVECGDFPLESSDEYDSVVETLQKAVHMLESSAGVDVRDVYVGIAGKHVSSYSYKGLVSLPTNEVRDEDIVNVQRLASTLPDKAGEIIHVFPGEYTLDDRTGIRNPKGYSGRRLGVEVQVVTSRPNALQDIAKCVNRAGLNVAGFVLEPLAAASAVLSNDERELGVALIDIGAGSADVAVFVKDSVRYTASLDMAGNIITSDISKCLKVPVSLTKAEELKKKYGTCSLNNLIEDETFPVPGVGDRGEVLCSRKLLAQIITARVAEIFKLLAKDLEKHHLDTVIDGGIVLTGGCCNLPGIEEIAAKVFKKPVHIGKPRGMSGIQEAFQNPSYATGIGLLYYANKKHRERKQRDTDTQLLVSVKKGMQRIRDIIKTYF; translated from the coding sequence ATGGATGACAATAAGCAAATGGTCAAAAAAGAGGACTATATTTTCGGGCTTGATATCGGTGCCTCGAAAGTAAATTTGTTTGTCGGCATCTCGGAAGGTGAATCCGTCCGAGTCGTGGAATGTGGCGACTTCCCGCTGGAATCGTCCGATGAATACGATTCTGTCGTCGAGACGTTGCAAAAGGCCGTCCATATGCTTGAATCATCGGCGGGAGTCGATGTGCGCGATGTCTATGTAGGCATTGCGGGTAAGCATGTGTCGTCTTACAGCTACAAGGGACTTGTTTCGTTACCGACAAATGAAGTTCGCGATGAAGATATCGTGAACGTCCAGAGGCTTGCAAGTACGCTTCCTGACAAGGCTGGCGAAATTATCCATGTATTCCCAGGTGAATATACGCTGGATGATAGAACGGGTATTCGCAATCCCAAAGGCTATTCTGGCCGCCGCTTGGGTGTGGAAGTTCAGGTAGTAACCTCGCGTCCGAATGCCCTCCAGGATATCGCCAAGTGCGTCAACCGTGCAGGACTTAACGTTGCCGGTTTTGTTTTGGAACCGCTTGCTGCCGCTTCTGCCGTTCTTTCCAACGATGAACGCGAACTCGGTGTGGCATTGATTGACATTGGTGCAGGTTCTGCCGACGTGGCTGTTTTTGTAAAGGATTCCGTGCGTTACACGGCATCGCTTGACATGGCCGGTAACATTATTACAAGTGATATTAGCAAGTGCCTTAAGGTTCCGGTCTCTTTGACAAAGGCCGAAGAACTCAAGAAAAAGTATGGCACCTGCTCGCTCAACAATTTGATTGAAGATGAAACCTTCCCGGTCCCAGGTGTGGGTGACCGTGGAGAAGTTCTTTGTTCTCGTAAACTTTTAGCACAAATTATTACAGCGCGTGTGGCTGAAATCTTCAAGCTCTTGGCGAAGGATTTGGAAAAGCACCACTTGGATACCGTTATTGATGGCGGTATCGTGCTTACGGGTGGCTGCTGCAACCTTCCGGGAATCGAAGAAATTGCAGCTAAAGTATTCAAGAAGCCTGTCCATATTGGTAAGCCGAGAGGCATGAGCGGCATTCAGGAAGCGTTCCAGAATCCGTCTTACGCAACAGGTATTGGCCTCTTGTACTACGCGAACAAGAAACATCGCGAAAGAAAACAGCGTGACACGGATACCCAATTGCTCGTTTCTGTGAAGAAGGGTATGCAACGCATTCGCGACATCATCAAGACTTACTTTTAA
- the ftsZ gene encoding cell division protein FtsZ gives MSDFENINFEAMSRITGDDTPSRNAKVKVFGVGGAGGNTVNRMKQMNIEGVEYYAINTDAMALDQSLADHKILIGEKSTRNLGAGMDPEMGRKAVEENIDDLKKAMVGADLVFVTAGMGGGTGTGAAPIVATVARELGILTVAVVTKPFRFEGNVRNSLAQNGVRALREAADTIIVIENKKLLNLIQNTNKNATVDEAFKMADEILGNAVQSICSIMFRHGLVHVDFADIRKVMLKGGSALMGTGTAEGEGRGVAAADAALSSPLLEDIDIQGASGVLINVSHGENYSLLEHNEAMEHIYDAVGEEGNPNIIVGDITLPELGDKVCITIIATGCGGTNNAAAAGYANMNAAAAYQQAAYQAQVAPVQATPRPTTNFVALAGRATAAMPAAMPTAAMPTAAMAAQTVAAPAVTQRTVSAAPSYASVPQYASAARPATPINQAAAMFAPASSFASPSFDAKASYAEESVATATKTVRETEEMPGAADADPLSNGNYASSLNKQESRPAQTEQVSAVDYGTPAFMRNQKGSEDALKESNVDYDLPAFMRMNDLF, from the coding sequence ATGAGTGACTTTGAAAACATCAACTTCGAGGCTATGTCTCGTATCACGGGTGACGATACCCCATCCAGAAACGCCAAGGTGAAGGTGTTTGGCGTCGGCGGTGCCGGCGGCAACACTGTGAACCGTATGAAGCAGATGAATATTGAAGGTGTAGAATACTATGCCATCAATACCGATGCTATGGCTCTCGACCAGAGTCTCGCTGACCATAAGATCCTTATCGGTGAAAAGAGCACGAGAAATCTCGGTGCTGGCATGGACCCGGAAATGGGTCGCAAGGCTGTCGAAGAAAATATCGATGACTTGAAGAAGGCTATGGTAGGTGCTGACCTCGTGTTCGTTACGGCAGGCATGGGCGGTGGTACCGGTACGGGCGCAGCTCCGATCGTTGCTACCGTTGCTCGTGAACTTGGCATCCTTACGGTTGCCGTTGTCACAAAGCCGTTCCGCTTCGAAGGTAACGTCCGTAATTCTTTGGCTCAGAATGGCGTTCGCGCTCTCCGCGAAGCTGCTGACACCATTATCGTTATCGAAAACAAGAAGCTCTTGAACCTCATCCAGAACACGAACAAGAACGCTACTGTCGATGAAGCTTTTAAGATGGCTGACGAAATCCTCGGCAATGCAGTGCAGAGCATCTGCAGCATCATGTTCCGTCACGGTCTTGTGCACGTTGACTTTGCTGATATCCGCAAGGTTATGCTCAAGGGCGGTTCCGCTCTCATGGGTACGGGTACGGCTGAAGGTGAAGGTCGCGGTGTTGCCGCTGCCGATGCAGCTCTTTCTTCTCCGCTTCTCGAAGATATCGATATCCAGGGCGCTTCTGGCGTGCTTATCAACGTTTCTCATGGCGAAAACTATTCCTTGCTCGAACACAACGAAGCTATGGAACACATTTACGACGCTGTGGGCGAAGAAGGCAACCCGAACATCATCGTCGGTGACATCACTCTTCCGGAACTTGGCGACAAGGTTTGCATCACTATTATCGCAACGGGTTGCGGTGGCACGAACAATGCCGCTGCTGCTGGTTATGCTAATATGAATGCCGCTGCTGCATACCAACAGGCTGCTTATCAGGCTCAGGTTGCTCCGGTGCAGGCTACTCCGCGTCCGACAACTAACTTTGTTGCTCTCGCTGGCCGTGCCACTGCCGCTATGCCTGCTGCCATGCCGACCGCTGCTATGCCGACGGCTGCTATGGCTGCTCAGACTGTTGCTGCTCCGGCTGTCACACAGCGCACTGTTTCTGCTGCTCCGTCTTATGCTTCTGTCCCGCAATACGCAAGTGCAGCCCGTCCGGCTACTCCGATAAATCAAGCTGCCGCCATGTTCGCTCCGGCATCGTCTTTTGCTTCTCCGAGCTTTGATGCTAAGGCTAGCTATGCCGAAGAATCTGTTGCAACGGCTACCAAGACCGTTCGCGAAACGGAAGAAATGCCGGGTGCAGCCGATGCGGATCCGCTTTCTAACGGCAATTATGCAAGCTCCTTGAACAAGCAGGAATCTCGCCCGGCTCAGACTGAACAGGTGAGCGCTGTGGATTATGGCACTCCTGCTTTTATGCGTAACCAGAAGGGCTCCGAAGACGCTCTTAAGGAAAGCAACGTCGATTACGACTTGCCTGCCTTTATGCGTATGAATGACTTGTTCTAA
- a CDS encoding cell division protein FtsQ/DivIB: MSLNDTNMFGRRIGYNERKRRRKRSRKRRVRVGSAVRWYKRKGWILTLLFVIASVALWQSRFYLNQINPLEFRHLQYIEIEGNRMLSWEDVVQSAQVETGMLMSELDADSVRKSLLQIPLIHSAEVESKFPSSLYIKIQEASPILSVLEDGKATVYSERGLSLPMSMMTALHLPILETESLGKVKQVASFLSTMLNLNKPLYERVSQVGWSENDRAFEVYFKDVGFRVMFPESNWDKDLFTLYDAVGKGFRRDFLCASEVDMRFHGFAYIKNIDKRCTNG; encoded by the coding sequence TTGAGTTTAAATGATACGAACATGTTCGGTCGACGGATCGGCTATAACGAACGCAAGCGCAGGCGTAAACGTTCACGTAAGAGACGTGTGCGTGTGGGTTCTGCTGTTCGTTGGTACAAGCGCAAAGGTTGGATTTTGACCTTGTTGTTTGTCATTGCCTCCGTTGCACTGTGGCAAAGTCGTTTCTATTTAAACCAAATTAATCCGCTGGAATTCAGGCATTTGCAGTACATCGAAATTGAAGGCAATCGCATGCTTTCTTGGGAAGATGTGGTGCAGAGCGCTCAGGTGGAAACGGGCATGCTCATGTCGGAACTGGATGCAGATTCTGTCAGGAAATCGCTCTTGCAGATTCCGCTGATTCATTCTGCCGAAGTCGAAAGCAAGTTCCCGTCGTCTTTGTACATCAAGATTCAAGAAGCGTCCCCGATTTTGTCGGTGCTTGAAGACGGCAAGGCTACGGTCTATTCCGAAAGAGGTCTTTCGCTTCCGATGTCTATGATGACAGCGCTCCATTTGCCGATTCTTGAAACGGAATCCTTGGGAAAGGTCAAGCAGGTGGCTTCGTTCTTGTCAACCATGCTCAATCTGAACAAGCCGCTCTATGAGCGCGTTTCGCAAGTGGGCTGGTCCGAGAATGACCGCGCATTTGAAGTGTATTTCAAGGATGTCGGGTTCCGCGTGATGTTCCCGGAATCGAACTGGGATAAGGATTTGTTTACTTTGTATGATGCTGTCGGCAAGGGCTTTAGGAGAGATTTCCTTTGCGCTAGCGAGGTCGATATGAGATTTCATGGATTTGCGTATATAAAAAACATCGATAAGAGGTGTACCAATGGATGA
- the murC gene encoding UDP-N-acetylmuramate--L-alanine ligase yields MQINDCKRVRRLHFVGIGGAGMSGIAEVLHENGFVVTGSDMGEGAVIDYLKGLGIRIDAKHEAKNVVDADLVVYSSAIPFDNPELVEARARRIPVIRRAEMLGELMRLKYTLSIAGTHGKTTTTSIVGAIWEEAGLDPTIIVGGIVKGKCSGAKVGHGDYLIAESDEFDRSFLSMMPSSAIITNIDADHLDTYENIDAIKDAFTQFANKIPFYGQVIVCLDDPNVQQILAHLKKPVITYGFTRQAKYRVENLAFVKGYPKFEILCDGKSLGEFKLQIPGRHNVLNATAAVALAVEEGISIEVARKAVAAFEGVKRRFEFIGEKNGVMVFDDYAHHPTEATATLLGFREAFPDKRIIVAFQPHLFTRTRDQHEAFGSAFSNCDVLLVTDIYPSREKPIEGVTGAMVANSAADRGHRDARFIGDVNNLIPVCKDLLKPNDVIVLMGAGNIWKLGQTILEKSI; encoded by the coding sequence ATGCAGATTAATGATTGTAAACGTGTTCGTCGCCTTCATTTCGTGGGTATCGGTGGCGCTGGTATGTCCGGTATTGCCGAAGTGCTCCACGAAAATGGCTTTGTCGTGACGGGTTCCGATATGGGCGAAGGCGCTGTCATCGACTACCTGAAAGGTCTTGGCATTCGCATTGATGCAAAGCACGAAGCCAAGAATGTTGTAGATGCGGACTTGGTTGTTTATTCTTCTGCCATTCCGTTTGACAATCCGGAACTTGTTGAAGCTCGCGCTCGCCGCATTCCGGTGATTCGCCGTGCTGAAATGCTCGGTGAACTGATGCGCCTCAAGTACACGCTTTCCATTGCCGGTACGCATGGCAAGACGACAACGACTTCTATCGTTGGCGCTATTTGGGAAGAAGCTGGCCTTGACCCGACGATTATTGTGGGTGGAATTGTGAAGGGTAAGTGCAGTGGTGCCAAAGTGGGCCACGGCGATTACCTCATTGCTGAAAGTGACGAATTTGACCGCAGCTTCCTTTCGATGATGCCGTCTTCGGCGATTATCACGAACATCGATGCCGATCATCTCGATACGTACGAAAATATCGATGCAATCAAGGATGCGTTTACGCAGTTTGCGAATAAGATTCCGTTCTACGGTCAGGTGATTGTATGCCTTGATGACCCGAACGTGCAGCAGATTTTGGCTCACCTCAAGAAGCCGGTGATTACGTATGGCTTTACGCGCCAGGCCAAGTACCGCGTTGAAAATCTCGCGTTCGTGAAGGGTTATCCGAAGTTTGAAATTCTTTGCGATGGCAAGAGTCTTGGCGAATTTAAACTCCAGATTCCGGGCCGTCACAACGTTTTGAATGCAACGGCTGCCGTAGCGCTTGCTGTCGAAGAAGGTATTTCCATTGAAGTTGCCCGCAAGGCTGTAGCTGCATTCGAAGGTGTCAAGCGCCGCTTTGAATTCATTGGCGAAAAGAATGGCGTGATGGTGTTTGATGATTATGCTCACCATCCGACCGAAGCGACCGCTACACTTCTCGGTTTCCGCGAAGCGTTCCCGGATAAGCGCATTATTGTTGCTTTCCAGCCGCATTTGTTTACTCGCACTCGCGATCAGCACGAAGCATTTGGTAGCGCATTTTCGAACTGCGATGTGCTCTTGGTGACCGACATTTATCCGTCTCGCGAAAAGCCGATTGAGGGCGTGACAGGTGCCATGGTGGCCAACAGTGCTGCTGACCGCGGCCACCGCGATGCCCGCTTTATTGGTGACGTGAACAACTTGATCCCGGTTTGCAAGGATTTGCTTAAGCCGAACGATGTGATTGTTCTTATGGGCGCCGGTAACATTTGGAAACTCGGCCAGACGATTTTGGAGAAGAGTATTTGA
- the murG gene encoding undecaprenyldiphospho-muramoylpentapeptide beta-N-acetylglucosaminyltransferase: MKKFLFVCGGTGGHIFPAVAIAESLKKMGVTDITFAGRKDAMEERLVAKDWPYEYISAVPLHRGPFLKNLALPFKLSKSLIRAKSVVKKVNPDVVVATGGYVSLPIVLAAGSMGIPVYLQEQNAVAGIANKVGARYAKTVFVTSEEAMKGFPIEKTRILGNPIRDLPSADSLARPIEYREGRKAVFIVGGSQGAVGINNKIEESIGRIAAHEDISVVWQVGVKNVDSINERLGILPNVAVRGFLDNIYAYMKHADLIISRAGASGLAEILAFGKPSILLPYPHATANHQEHNARVVEKAGAALVELDEEPNDLWNKVEALLYDPERLKQMGEAAATLGMPDAADQIAKIILDMERT; encoded by the coding sequence ATGAAAAAGTTCCTCTTTGTTTGCGGTGGCACTGGTGGCCACATATTCCCGGCAGTGGCTATTGCCGAGAGTTTAAAGAAGATGGGTGTTACAGATATTACATTTGCTGGCCGCAAGGATGCTATGGAAGAACGCCTTGTGGCAAAGGATTGGCCGTACGAATATATCTCGGCTGTTCCTCTGCATCGTGGACCGTTCCTCAAAAATTTGGCACTCCCGTTTAAACTTTCGAAGTCGCTCATTCGTGCGAAGAGCGTCGTGAAAAAAGTGAACCCGGATGTTGTCGTGGCGACGGGTGGCTATGTGTCGCTCCCGATTGTGCTTGCGGCAGGTTCTATGGGCATCCCGGTTTATTTGCAGGAACAGAACGCCGTTGCCGGTATTGCAAATAAAGTTGGTGCGCGTTATGCAAAGACGGTCTTTGTCACTTCCGAAGAAGCGATGAAGGGATTCCCGATTGAAAAAACGCGTATTCTGGGTAACCCGATTCGTGATTTGCCTTCAGCGGATTCCTTGGCTCGTCCGATTGAATACCGTGAAGGTCGCAAGGCTGTATTCATTGTCGGTGGCTCCCAGGGTGCTGTTGGCATCAACAACAAGATTGAAGAAAGTATTGGCCGCATTGCTGCTCACGAAGATATTAGCGTGGTTTGGCAAGTGGGTGTAAAGAATGTTGATAGTATCAACGAACGCCTTGGCATTTTGCCCAACGTTGCTGTTCGCGGATTCCTCGATAACATTTACGCCTACATGAAACATGCCGACTTGATTATCAGCCGCGCTGGAGCTTCGGGACTTGCAGAAATTCTTGCATTTGGTAAGCCCTCTATTTTGCTCCCGTACCCGCATGCGACTGCAAACCATCAGGAACACAATGCTCGCGTTGTTGAAAAGGCGGGCGCTGCTCTTGTGGAACTTGATGAAGAACCGAATGATCTTTGGAATAAAGTTGAAGCGCTCCTGTATGATCCGGAACGCCTGAAGCAGATGGGCGAGGCCGCAGCAACGCTTGGCATGCCCGATGCCGCTGACCAGATTGCGAAAATTATTCTGGATATGGAGAGAACGTAA